A section of the Cololabis saira isolate AMF1-May2022 chromosome 16, fColSai1.1, whole genome shotgun sequence genome encodes:
- the rd3l gene encoding protein RD3-like isoform X1 has protein sequence MPLFGWMKWSQETKVQTRAETQSLNNSGVVPSRMLITELLWHMEERERLARELERGHRLAHNALGLHWFQKYPRLRTLIPSSELQQLEFLCAQIPPLHTATVLSRFRQVLATNNIRPWELSCVFKQVLMDFMSQREYDHEDNLSVQPTHFRLMEAWTRRYKVKQAFVTPTVPNCGDHLREEIPTISGYVDWATRHSGSFTPHRDWDFPFYHEGTHRPTEAYSTLL, from the exons ATGCCTCTATTCGGCTGGATGAAATGGTCGCAAGAGACAAAAGTGCAAACTCGCGCTGAAACACAATCTCTGAACAATTCAGGGGTTGTGCCCAGTCGTATGCTGATAACAGAGCTCTTGTGGCATATGGAAGAACGAGAACGGCTGGCAAGAGAACTGGAGCGGGGGCACCGGCTGGCCCACAACGCCTTAGGTCTCCACTGGTTTCAGAAGTACCCCAGGTTACGTACCCTCATTCCTTCATCGGAGCTACAACAGCTTGAGTTCCTGTGTGCCCAGATCCCACCTCTCCACACAGCCACAGTCCTCTCCAG ATTTCGTCAAGTGCTGGCCACCAACAACATAAGGCCCTGGGAGCTGTCATGTGTCTTCAAGCAGGTCCTGATGGACTTCATGAGCCAAAGAGAATATGATCACGAGGACAACCTCTCAGTGCAGCCAACACATTTCCGACTGATGGAGGCTTGGACCAGGCGTTATAAAGTAAAGCAGGCCTTCGTCACACCCACAGTTCCCAACTGCGGAGACCACCTGAGAGAAGAGATCCCAACCATCTCTGGATATGTGGATTGGGCCACAAGGCATTCAGGTTCATTCACACCCCACAGGGACTGGGACTTTCCATTTTACCATGAAGGAACTCACAGGCCAACAGAAGCATACAGCACATTATTGTGA
- the rd3l gene encoding protein RD3-like isoform X2 has product MLITELLWHMEERERLARELERGHRLAHNALGLHWFQKYPRLRTLIPSSELQQLEFLCAQIPPLHTATVLSRFRQVLATNNIRPWELSCVFKQVLMDFMSQREYDHEDNLSVQPTHFRLMEAWTRRYKVKQAFVTPTVPNCGDHLREEIPTISGYVDWATRHSGSFTPHRDWDFPFYHEGTHRPTEAYSTLL; this is encoded by the exons ATGCTGATAACAGAGCTCTTGTGGCATATGGAAGAACGAGAACGGCTGGCAAGAGAACTGGAGCGGGGGCACCGGCTGGCCCACAACGCCTTAGGTCTCCACTGGTTTCAGAAGTACCCCAGGTTACGTACCCTCATTCCTTCATCGGAGCTACAACAGCTTGAGTTCCTGTGTGCCCAGATCCCACCTCTCCACACAGCCACAGTCCTCTCCAG ATTTCGTCAAGTGCTGGCCACCAACAACATAAGGCCCTGGGAGCTGTCATGTGTCTTCAAGCAGGTCCTGATGGACTTCATGAGCCAAAGAGAATATGATCACGAGGACAACCTCTCAGTGCAGCCAACACATTTCCGACTGATGGAGGCTTGGACCAGGCGTTATAAAGTAAAGCAGGCCTTCGTCACACCCACAGTTCCCAACTGCGGAGACCACCTGAGAGAAGAGATCCCAACCATCTCTGGATATGTGGATTGGGCCACAAGGCATTCAGGTTCATTCACACCCCACAGGGACTGGGACTTTCCATTTTACCATGAAGGAACTCACAGGCCAACAGAAGCATACAGCACATTATTGTGA